One Cytophagales bacterium DNA window includes the following coding sequences:
- a CDS encoding DUF1987 domain-containing protein gives MDQETQQPIVIDPTSVTPYVMLDTAAELFEIKGRSSPEVSINFYSPIYDYLENAQFKQSGGDFTANFALEYFNTSSTKCLLGILKRLAGFQEKGKTVIVNWYYEEDDEDVLEIGEDLSYFVDIEFNFIPIESEEEDYY, from the coding sequence ATGGATCAAGAAACGCAACAACCTATAGTGATTGACCCAACCAGTGTTACGCCTTATGTGATGCTGGATACAGCTGCTGAGCTGTTTGAGATCAAGGGAAGATCCAGCCCGGAAGTATCCATCAACTTTTATAGTCCTATTTACGACTACCTGGAAAATGCCCAGTTTAAGCAATCCGGAGGGGATTTTACTGCCAATTTTGCCTTAGAATATTTCAATACCAGTTCTACCAAATGTTTGCTCGGTATTTTGAAACGCCTGGCAGGATTTCAGGAAAAAGGAAAGACCGTCATTGTCAACTGGTACTATGAGGAGGACGATGAGGATGTACTCGAGATCGGAGAAGACCTTTCCTATTTTGTTGACATAGAATTCAACTTTATTCCCATAGAATCTGAAGAGGAGGATTACTATTAA
- a CDS encoding LytTR family DNA-binding domain-containing protein, whose translation MRAVIVEDEQLAAERLAGLIAKTDAIDVVGQFDTVRETVSFFKNNQEEIDLMFCDIQLADGLSFKIFEKIDINIPVIFTTAYDEYSLQAFKVNSLDYLLKPVQFPELQTAIKKYSTIYQKQAQLIDANLLKDLFVKRKYKERFLVKAGTKYYHKPVDDITYFSSEDKIVYLHDGQAGKKFMTDFTLDELVADHLDPDKFFRINRKFIVHIESIELFKPYAGQRLLLKLHEGQVDELLVSREKVVAFKSWFTK comes from the coding sequence GTGAGAGCAGTAATCGTAGAAGATGAGCAACTAGCGGCAGAAAGGCTGGCCGGATTGATCGCAAAAACAGATGCTATTGACGTGGTAGGCCAATTTGATACCGTCCGTGAAACCGTTTCCTTTTTTAAGAATAATCAAGAAGAGATCGACCTCATGTTCTGTGACATTCAGTTAGCGGATGGGCTGAGCTTCAAGATCTTCGAAAAGATCGATATCAACATTCCGGTGATCTTCACAACCGCTTATGATGAATATTCGCTGCAGGCTTTTAAAGTAAATAGCCTGGATTATCTTCTTAAACCGGTGCAATTCCCGGAGTTGCAAACGGCCATCAAGAAATACAGTACCATTTATCAGAAGCAAGCACAATTGATTGATGCCAATTTGCTAAAGGATTTGTTTGTCAAACGTAAATACAAGGAGCGATTTTTGGTCAAGGCTGGTACAAAATATTATCATAAGCCTGTAGATGACATCACTTACTTCTCTTCTGAAGACAAAATCGTGTACCTACACGATGGACAAGCGGGTAAAAAGTTCATGACGGACTTTACTTTAGATGAATTGGTTGCGGACCATCTGGATCCGGACAAGTTTTTTCGAATCAATCGAAAATTCATTGTTCACATTGAATCTATTGAACTTTTTAAACCTTATGCGGGGCAAAGGTTGTTATTGAAATTGCACGAAGGCCAGGTTGATGAGTTGTTGGTAAGCCGGGAGAAGGTCGTCGCATTCAAATCATGGTTTACAAAATGA
- a CDS encoding DUF5004 domain-containing protein: protein MKKNLLYALLITAAFLVACGDDEPDVNPIVGSWELDDVVISDPPAGFVIATNPQQSSVYGESEYLVIFNADGTYIREIERTSGDFEDEGTWEIDGDDLDLDQDDTNVQGLPTSFTIDGEISDRSMTLVTTDVWFAWPQSIIDDEQALDTLTDDEVNAFFDEYGAFVEMTFTMDFDRQ, encoded by the coding sequence ATGAAGAAAAATCTACTTTATGCACTACTGATTACTGCCGCTTTTTTGGTCGCCTGTGGCGATGATGAACCAGATGTGAATCCGATCGTAGGATCCTGGGAGCTGGATGATGTAGTCATTTCTGACCCTCCTGCAGGATTTGTAATTGCCACGAACCCACAACAGTCATCAGTTTATGGAGAATCAGAGTATCTGGTCATTTTCAATGCTGATGGTACTTATATCCGTGAAATCGAACGTACCAGTGGTGATTTCGAAGATGAAGGGACCTGGGAAATTGATGGAGATGACCTGGATCTGGATCAGGATGATACCAATGTTCAGGGATTACCTACAAGTTTCACTATCGATGGTGAGATCAGCGATCGGTCTATGACGCTTGTCACTACAGATGTGTGGTTCGCATGGCCTCAGTCCATCATTGATGATGAGCAGGCTTTAGATACGTTGACGGATGATGAGGTAAATGCATTCTTCGATGAGTATGGTGCATTTGTCGAGATGACGTTCACCATGGATTTCGATCGGCAGTAA
- a CDS encoding SusC/RagA family TonB-linked outer membrane protein, with protein sequence MIFRGFRIFILLGLLSTSAFAQKLVTGKVIDQSGEGLFGATVVNENTGKGAVTDIDGNFSITVSNGDKLSIQMISMKTASVTYTGQASINVTLEEDAILTEEVVITGFQEVNRKLFTGASESLSMDDIRPTGMVDVSRVLEGQAAGVTVDNVSGTFGTTPRIRIRGNASLNGNNQPLFVVDGVILEDLNNVNVDDLISGDANTLVSSSIANLNPSDIESFQILKDASATAIYGARAANGVIVITTKRGKSGQLRVNYSAQFSGKMRPTYNQFDLLNSAEELSVYRELAAKGLVDISTAVRARNYGALGKMFTLIANHELEWGPGGTLNEEFLNQYENANTDWFDVLFRDFGLQQQHSLSFTTGSEKSNNYYSISYLGDQGQTIADKVNRFTGTARNTYFISDQFTFGLKLQASYRDQTVPGTRNRELDPITGQFSRDFDINPFSYSLNTARSIRPYDENGNLEFFRRNFAPFNILHELDNNLINIEVLDVSAQTDFEYAPLDNLSFKGVAQIRYASTSRDHIITENSNQAEAFRADGSQFIQEANNLLFRDPDNPGLNPVVVLPEGGFNYQDQSDLINFFSRVSGNWSETYNDRHEVNVLAGQELRLTNRTASSATGLGVIYESGGVVVTDPNIIEFFNLQNIDFFTLDEQKDRFIGWFLNGGYSYKSKYVANFTFRYDGSNQLGKSQQARFLPTWNVSAAWNAYNEKFMNVVPLIEDLKIRATYGISGNLPPSASALLNIQSDVTLRPTDVEPQLFIQELTNTELTWEKLNEFNVGMDFTLFNKKIDVTADYYIRNSFDLIGVVQTSGIGGQGLKVGNFADMEIEGFEFSINTTNYDNAGFTWRTNLNMGYSRDRITNLDFGPRYVDAIGQAGAGVLGKPRRSLFSTNFAGLNDEGIPQFFNEDGERVFQFDLQEREGLEDILIFEGSTEPRGSGGFSNTFTYKGFTLMALMSFKFGYKIRLNDAFFGTYTDFDALPGELVDRWAVPGDEDLTNIPTILDRGVAQVSGSRVQSYQFYNKSTERVASGDYVRLKTVRLGYVLPPKVTNKLGVASANVSLEALNLALLYSDRENLRGQDPEFFSTGGVSLPQPRLITFSLNVGF encoded by the coding sequence TTGATATTCAGGGGTTTCAGGATTTTTATTCTCTTAGGTCTGCTCTCGACCTCCGCTTTTGCCCAAAAACTGGTCACAGGCAAGGTTATTGACCAATCAGGCGAAGGCCTTTTTGGGGCAACAGTAGTCAATGAGAATACCGGTAAGGGGGCTGTCACGGATATTGACGGCAACTTCTCGATCACTGTCAGCAATGGAGATAAACTTTCCATTCAGATGATCAGTATGAAGACGGCTTCAGTCACTTATACAGGACAGGCCTCTATCAATGTTACACTGGAAGAGGATGCGATCCTTACGGAAGAGGTGGTGATCACCGGATTTCAGGAGGTCAATCGCAAACTCTTTACCGGAGCTTCTGAAAGCCTGAGCATGGATGACATTCGTCCTACGGGAATGGTCGATGTAAGTCGAGTACTTGAAGGACAGGCTGCGGGCGTTACCGTAGACAATGTTTCAGGGACCTTTGGCACCACGCCACGGATCAGGATCAGAGGAAATGCCTCTCTGAACGGAAATAATCAACCGCTCTTTGTGGTGGATGGTGTTATTCTGGAGGACCTGAACAATGTGAATGTGGATGACCTCATATCGGGGGATGCCAACACACTGGTTAGTTCTTCTATTGCCAACCTGAACCCCTCTGATATCGAATCCTTCCAGATCCTGAAGGATGCTTCCGCTACTGCGATCTACGGTGCTCGTGCCGCCAATGGAGTGATTGTCATTACCACCAAGCGTGGTAAAAGTGGACAACTCCGCGTTAATTACTCCGCCCAGTTTTCTGGGAAAATGCGCCCGACTTACAATCAATTCGACCTCCTCAATTCAGCGGAGGAGTTGTCTGTGTACCGGGAATTGGCCGCAAAAGGATTGGTAGACATCAGTACCGCAGTTCGTGCCCGAAACTATGGTGCCCTCGGCAAGATGTTTACACTGATTGCCAACCACGAATTGGAATGGGGACCTGGTGGTACTTTAAACGAGGAATTCCTCAACCAATATGAAAATGCTAACACGGATTGGTTCGATGTGCTGTTCCGTGATTTCGGCTTGCAGCAACAGCATTCCCTGAGTTTCACGACAGGAAGTGAAAAGTCGAATAACTACTATTCAATCAGTTACCTCGGGGATCAGGGCCAAACCATCGCCGACAAGGTTAACCGTTTTACCGGTACTGCGCGAAATACCTACTTCATCTCGGATCAATTCACGTTTGGCTTGAAGCTGCAGGCCTCTTATCGTGACCAAACTGTTCCTGGTACAAGAAACCGGGAATTAGACCCAATCACCGGTCAGTTCAGCCGGGATTTTGACATCAACCCTTTTAGCTACAGCTTAAATACCGCAAGGTCCATCCGTCCTTACGATGAGAATGGGAACCTGGAGTTTTTCAGAAGGAACTTCGCTCCTTTCAACATCCTGCATGAGCTGGATAACAACTTGATTAATATCGAAGTATTAGACGTCTCGGCTCAAACTGATTTCGAATACGCGCCTTTGGACAACCTCTCTTTTAAAGGCGTGGCTCAGATCCGATATGCAAGTACGTCCAGGGATCACATCATTACCGAAAATTCCAACCAGGCAGAAGCTTTCAGGGCGGATGGTTCACAGTTCATTCAGGAAGCTAATAACCTGTTGTTCCGAGATCCCGATAATCCGGGGTTGAATCCTGTAGTCGTTTTGCCAGAAGGAGGGTTTAATTATCAGGATCAAAGTGACCTGATCAACTTCTTTAGCCGTGTAAGTGGTAACTGGTCCGAGACTTATAATGATCGCCATGAGGTCAATGTGTTGGCAGGACAAGAACTAAGATTAACTAATCGTACTGCATCAAGTGCCACCGGCCTTGGGGTCATTTATGAAAGTGGTGGAGTCGTAGTGACGGACCCGAACATCATTGAGTTTTTCAACTTACAAAACATTGATTTCTTTACCCTTGATGAGCAGAAAGACCGCTTCATCGGTTGGTTTTTGAATGGGGGCTATTCTTACAAATCCAAGTACGTGGCGAACTTCACTTTCCGCTACGATGGTTCGAATCAATTGGGGAAAAGCCAGCAAGCGCGGTTCCTGCCCACCTGGAACGTAAGTGCAGCCTGGAATGCCTACAATGAGAAATTCATGAATGTAGTGCCCCTAATAGAAGACCTTAAAATTCGTGCGACTTACGGTATCTCAGGGAACTTGCCCCCAAGTGCGAGCGCATTACTCAACATCCAATCAGACGTGACCCTCCGTCCAACAGATGTGGAGCCACAGTTGTTCATCCAGGAATTGACCAACACGGAACTGACCTGGGAGAAGTTGAATGAATTTAACGTGGGAATGGACTTCACACTATTCAATAAAAAAATAGACGTCACAGCCGACTACTATATCAGAAATTCCTTTGACCTAATCGGTGTGGTGCAGACAAGTGGTATCGGTGGTCAGGGCTTGAAAGTCGGGAACTTTGCCGATATGGAGATCGAAGGATTCGAATTTTCGATCAACACGACGAACTATGATAATGCCGGATTCACATGGCGCACAAACCTGAACATGGGTTACAGTCGTGACCGGATCACAAACCTGGATTTTGGTCCAAGATATGTAGACGCGATTGGGCAGGCAGGTGCTGGCGTGTTAGGAAAACCAAGAAGGTCTCTGTTTTCCACCAATTTCGCTGGCCTGAACGATGAAGGTATCCCACAATTTTTCAATGAAGATGGGGAGCGCGTATTCCAGTTTGACCTTCAAGAAAGAGAAGGTTTGGAAGACATCCTGATCTTTGAAGGATCAACAGAGCCTCGTGGTTCCGGAGGATTCAGCAATACGTTTACTTACAAAGGATTTACGCTGATGGCGTTGATGTCCTTCAAGTTTGGTTATAAGATCCGATTGAATGATGCCTTTTTCGGTACTTACACGGATTTTGATGCGCTGCCCGGCGAGCTAGTCGACCGATGGGCGGTTCCCGGCGATGAGGATCTTACCAACATCCCAACCATTTTGGATCGTGGAGTAGCGCAGGTCAGTGGTAGTCGTGTGCAGTCCTATCAATTCTATAATAAGAGTACGGAACGTGTGGCAAGTGGAGATTATGTCCGCTTAAAAACGGTTCGATTAGGATACGTACTTCCACCAAAAGTTACGAACAAATTGGGTGTAGCATCAGCTAACGTGTCACTTGAAGCGCTGAATCTGGCGCTGTTGTATTCAGACCGTGAAAACTTAAGGGGTCAGGATCCGGAATTCTTCTCCACCGGGGGAGTTTCCCTGCCGCAGCCCAGATTGATAACATTTTCATTAAACGTAGGATTTTGA
- a CDS encoding fasciclin domain-containing protein, with the protein MNNKKFINPRLWSILMSFAIVGLLVSCSDDDEPSVVETTDTIVDLATSNANLTVLTQALTKFPDLVTTLSNESGDFTVFAPTDEAFANLLAAVGQTSLDDIPESVIRRILEYHVVAGTLMSTDLTDGANASTVLGENVTVGIDGSSVAINTSNVTIADVDAANGVVHIVDAVLIPGLEASIVNTVVEPAYFNVNFTTLTAAVVQADLLSTLINREAQFTVFAPNNAAFEAAGITSLEGISNEDLANILLYHTLDSEVLAANLPATGSTIEALGGDFYLSINDNGVFINGSTQVIATDVDADNGVVHVIDRTLVAPTSNVVEIAVASTQAETPEFTQLVAALTAVENDASAANLISVLSGDGPYTVFAPTDAAFAQLYADAGVEDLDGLIAAVGIGTLEAVLTYHVIGEARVFSTDLPNLGTNTVTTLGGTFTLDLASLSITETDAALSLNEDNDAGISSVDIHGTNGVIHVIDKVILP; encoded by the coding sequence ATGAATAACAAGAAATTTATCAACCCAAGATTGTGGTCCATTCTGATGAGCTTCGCCATCGTAGGACTACTTGTTTCCTGCTCAGATGACGATGAGCCTTCAGTGGTCGAAACAACAGACACCATCGTAGACCTGGCGACCAGCAACGCAAACTTGACCGTCTTGACGCAAGCTTTGACCAAATTTCCTGATTTGGTAACTACCCTAAGCAATGAATCCGGTGATTTCACCGTATTTGCCCCAACCGACGAGGCTTTTGCTAATCTATTGGCAGCTGTAGGACAAACTTCTCTGGATGATATACCTGAATCTGTCATCAGAAGAATTTTGGAATACCACGTAGTTGCAGGTACATTGATGAGTACTGACCTAACGGATGGCGCTAATGCTTCCACGGTACTTGGTGAGAATGTAACGGTTGGTATTGACGGATCATCTGTTGCCATCAATACTTCCAATGTGACTATCGCAGATGTAGATGCTGCAAATGGTGTCGTACACATTGTGGACGCAGTATTAATTCCAGGACTAGAGGCTAGCATTGTTAATACGGTTGTTGAGCCTGCATATTTCAATGTGAACTTTACCACATTGACTGCCGCTGTTGTACAGGCAGACCTTTTGAGTACCTTGATCAACAGAGAGGCACAATTCACTGTATTTGCTCCAAACAATGCCGCATTCGAAGCTGCAGGTATCACTTCTTTGGAAGGCATCAGCAACGAAGATCTAGCAAATATCTTGCTTTATCACACTTTAGATAGCGAAGTACTGGCAGCGAACCTTCCAGCTACTGGTAGCACTATCGAAGCTTTAGGTGGTGACTTTTACTTAAGCATCAATGACAATGGTGTTTTCATCAACGGATCTACACAAGTGATCGCTACCGACGTAGACGCTGACAATGGTGTGGTACATGTAATCGACCGTACACTCGTAGCTCCTACTTCTAATGTCGTAGAAATTGCCGTAGCGTCAACGCAAGCGGAAACTCCTGAATTCACACAATTAGTAGCTGCTCTGACTGCTGTTGAAAATGATGCTTCTGCTGCAAATCTGATCTCTGTATTGAGCGGAGATGGTCCTTATACGGTATTTGCCCCCACGGATGCCGCTTTTGCTCAGCTTTATGCAGATGCAGGCGTAGAAGATCTGGACGGATTGATCGCTGCGGTCGGCATCGGAACTTTGGAGGCAGTATTGACTTACCACGTGATCGGCGAGGCCAGGGTATTCTCTACTGATTTGCCTAACCTTGGGACTAACACAGTGACTACCCTTGGCGGAACATTCACATTGGACCTTGCTTCTTTGAGCATCACTGAAACAGATGCTGCTTTGTCATTGAATGAAGACAATGATGCGGGTATCAGTAGTGTAGATATTCACGGTACCAATGGTGTGATCCACGTGATCGATAAAGTGATCCTTCCTTAA
- a CDS encoding histidine kinase, which yields MFRTRYRFLYILLLGIYSFLNLKFTEGDSLLDFEVNDYILSGFILLFVVCIWEGNRLLAMVAERFKLPSLPYSELITHFLASIFFIVVLSFLGNYLAHFSAQAGETNFRLILGFNFRINLFLHCINAISFYRNKMEEMRIQAERFKKQKAEAQFDALSKQLNPHFLFNSFNVLSSLVDQDPVSAQQFINRLSGVYRYLLKNQDNKLVKLKEEMKFLEAYIYLMKTRFRDSLVINNQVSSADSNKYIAPSTLQLLIENAIKHNEVSKISPLSIEIYQSKGHLIVENSIKLKEQEVESSYVGLANIKNRYAFLSEENPLIIHSNGKFTVKIPLIEVEEK from the coding sequence ATGTTCAGGACCAGGTACCGATTTCTGTACATTCTACTTTTGGGGATCTATTCATTCCTCAATTTAAAGTTCACAGAAGGGGATTCTTTGCTGGATTTTGAAGTGAATGATTACATTCTCTCCGGATTCATCCTGCTTTTCGTAGTATGCATCTGGGAAGGCAATCGCCTGCTGGCCATGGTTGCAGAACGATTCAAACTACCCAGTCTTCCCTACAGTGAGCTAATCACTCATTTTCTCGCCTCTATTTTTTTCATTGTTGTCTTATCTTTTCTGGGCAATTATTTGGCGCATTTCTCTGCTCAGGCCGGAGAAACCAACTTTCGACTGATCCTGGGCTTTAATTTTCGGATCAACTTGTTCCTGCATTGTATCAATGCGATCTCCTTCTATAGAAATAAGATGGAAGAGATGCGCATTCAGGCGGAACGCTTTAAAAAACAAAAGGCTGAGGCCCAATTCGATGCGTTGAGTAAGCAACTAAATCCGCATTTTCTATTCAATAGTTTCAATGTGCTTTCCAGTTTGGTCGATCAGGATCCTGTGTCTGCACAACAATTCATCAACCGCTTGTCCGGTGTGTATCGCTATTTGTTGAAAAATCAGGATAACAAACTGGTGAAACTGAAGGAAGAAATGAAGTTTTTGGAAGCGTACATCTACTTGATGAAGACACGCTTCAGGGACAGCCTGGTCATCAACAATCAAGTAAGTTCAGCAGATTCAAACAAATACATTGCTCCTTCCACATTACAGCTTCTGATCGAGAATGCGATCAAGCACAATGAGGTTTCTAAAATCTCCCCACTTTCCATTGAAATCTATCAATCTAAAGGTCATTTGATTGTAGAGAACAGCATCAAGTTGAAAGAGCAAGAGGTGGAATCATCTTATGTAGGGCTGGCCAATATCAAAAACCGATACGCCTTTTTAAGTGAAGAGAATCCATTGATCATTCATTCCAATGGCAAGTTCACGGTGAAAATTCCATTAATCGAAGTAGAAGAAAAGTGA
- a CDS encoding RagB/SusD family nutrient uptake outer membrane protein gives MKTINKILLTATVLSFSACGFLDEQPDNRVELDDLEKAAQLLVSGYSIASPNFTDWMTDDVVWTLGTNIRLEHEQIFRWEEVDAGGPTVLDTPDFYWFETYNAIAHANEVLAILDGLPVENSEDEARKDAIEAEALLIRAYGHFMLVNMFAQHFNVQTAGSDEGIPYIKVPETEFLVGYERESVRKVYNEIEDDLLKGLRLVDDTFFANSGKYHFTRNAALAFATRFYLYQRDYNEVIRYADQLLGANPDAFVRDLTSDEFRNASSSITAYPQLYTSPDQGGNLLLMRKISLVQRLDFAFGVDRNDYSGLFNINPFANTVTDRRENPAFVKGENALYPVRYQNLFERASLNANVGFPYYIHMAFTGEEVLLNRAEAKVITGDEQGAIDDLQILINNRYDGGDITINLDLLNNLFRTNDDFLNVINYVIIERQKEFLMQGMRWYDLKRFEFSVQHDSPSGSDLLTADDLRKVLQIPESAQEVGGLEPNPR, from the coding sequence ATGAAGACGATTAACAAAATTCTTCTCACCGCAACTGTTCTTTCATTCAGTGCCTGTGGTTTTCTGGATGAACAACCCGACAACCGGGTGGAGCTGGATGATTTGGAAAAAGCAGCGCAATTGCTGGTGAGTGGCTATTCCATTGCAAGTCCAAACTTTACAGATTGGATGACCGACGATGTGGTATGGACACTTGGAACCAACATCCGTCTGGAACATGAACAAATTTTTCGATGGGAGGAAGTAGATGCCGGCGGCCCAACGGTACTCGATACACCGGACTTCTACTGGTTTGAGACCTATAATGCCATTGCCCACGCCAATGAAGTATTGGCTATTTTGGATGGTTTACCGGTTGAAAATTCGGAAGATGAGGCCCGTAAAGATGCGATTGAGGCGGAAGCCTTATTGATCCGTGCTTATGGGCACTTCATGCTAGTGAATATGTTTGCTCAACACTTTAATGTTCAGACAGCAGGAAGCGATGAAGGTATTCCGTACATCAAAGTACCAGAAACGGAGTTTTTGGTGGGGTATGAGCGTGAGTCCGTTAGAAAAGTTTACAATGAAATTGAAGATGACCTTTTGAAAGGGTTGCGATTGGTAGATGATACTTTCTTTGCCAACTCCGGGAAATACCACTTCACCAGAAATGCAGCACTGGCTTTTGCCACACGATTTTACCTCTATCAAAGAGATTACAATGAGGTCATTCGTTACGCCGATCAATTGCTTGGAGCCAATCCTGATGCATTTGTACGCGACCTTACCTCCGATGAGTTTAGAAATGCCAGTTCTTCGATAACTGCCTATCCACAGCTTTATACCTCTCCTGATCAAGGAGGAAACTTGCTGTTGATGCGTAAAATTTCGCTGGTGCAACGACTTGATTTCGCATTTGGTGTAGACAGGAACGATTACTCAGGGCTATTCAATATTAACCCATTTGCTAATACGGTAACGGATCGTCGTGAGAACCCGGCTTTTGTGAAAGGAGAAAATGCTCTTTATCCTGTACGATACCAGAACTTGTTTGAAAGGGCCAGTTTGAATGCCAATGTTGGTTTCCCATACTACATTCACATGGCGTTCACCGGCGAAGAAGTACTATTGAATCGAGCTGAAGCAAAAGTCATCACTGGAGATGAACAGGGCGCCATTGATGACCTACAGATTTTGATCAACAACCGCTATGATGGTGGAGACATTACGATTAACCTGGATTTGTTGAATAATCTGTTCCGTACTAATGACGATTTTCTAAATGTGATCAATTATGTCATTATCGAACGTCAGAAGGAATTTCTGATGCAAGGGATGCGATGGTACGACCTAAAACGTTTTGAATTTTCAGTGCAGCATGATTCACCTTCAGGGTCAGACCTGTTGACCGCTGATGACCTGAGAAAGGTCCTGCAAATACCTGAGTCGGCCCAGGAAGTTGGTGGCCTTGAACCGAACCCGAGATAA
- a CDS encoding transposase, which yields MSSKHKIVDHQALHFITFATIQWIDALSRPSYKHIVVESLRYCQQEKGLILYAFVIMSNHVHLIASAAEGKSLSDILRDLKKYTSKQLLKELRENPQESRKSWMMWLFRSAGDSNSNNQDYQFWQQDNHPIELSTNDMMDQRLDYIHMNPVKEELVREPEHYPFSSAIDYAGGRGLLDLTMIS from the coding sequence ATGTCATCAAAACACAAGATCGTAGATCATCAGGCGCTACACTTCATCACATTCGCTACCATTCAATGGATTGATGCACTTTCCAGGCCTTCTTACAAGCATATCGTCGTTGAAAGCCTAAGGTATTGCCAACAAGAAAAAGGCCTGATCCTCTATGCTTTCGTGATTATGAGCAATCATGTACACTTAATTGCTTCGGCTGCAGAAGGGAAATCCTTGTCAGATATATTAAGGGACTTGAAGAAATACACCAGCAAGCAGTTGCTCAAAGAACTAAGAGAGAACCCTCAGGAAAGTAGAAAAAGCTGGATGATGTGGCTTTTTAGATCTGCGGGAGATAGTAATTCAAACAATCAGGACTATCAGTTTTGGCAGCAAGACAATCACCCAATTGAACTTTCCACAAATGACATGATGGATCAGCGGCTCGATTATATCCATATGAATCCTGTCAAAGAAGAACTCGTAAGAGAGCCAGAACACTATCCTTTTAGCAGTGCTATTGATTACGCGGGAGGGCGAGGGCTCCTGGATTTAACTATGATCAGTTGA